A single Syngnathus acus chromosome 8, fSynAcu1.2, whole genome shotgun sequence DNA region contains:
- the si:ch73-141c7.1 gene encoding coenzyme Q-binding protein COQ10 homolog, mitochondrial encodes MSRKSTLRLVGTILDVLEVRSAKFIRGKSKRGNARHVCLDDLLTLRTATLPHCASSPINIPHRTFINLAAPITRRRTEYAESRNLRYTPEQMFDMVSNVEQYQHFVPWCKSSRVISRKGGGITAELEIGFPPVVERYISDVTFVPNHQVRALCTDGSLFSHLETIWRFEPGPEDTPDSCKVHFYVSFEFKSLLHSQMAGLFFDEVIKQTVGAFESRAAVLFGRKQEATFKRRSK; translated from the exons ATGTCCCGTAAATCAACTCTACGTCTCGTCGGGACTATTTTGGATGTTCTTGAAGTCCGCTCCGCCAAGTTTATTCGGGGAAAGTCGAAACGAGGAAATGCCAG ACATGTTTGTCTTGATGACTTGCTGACATTAAGGACAGCCACCCTTCCCCATTGTGCTTCCTCCCCCATCAACATCCCCCATCGCACCTTCATCAACTTGGCCGCACCCATCACTCGCCGCAGAACCGAGTACGCCGAGAGTCGAAATTTAAG GTACACACCAGAGCAGATGTTCGACATGGTGTCCAACGTGGAACAGTACCAGCACTTTGTGCCATGGTGTAAGAGCTCTCGCGTCATCAGCCGCAAGGGCGGCGGCATTACAGCCGAGCTTGAAATCGGATTTCCACCCGTGGTGGAGCGCTACATCTCCGACGTCACCTTTGTTCCCAATCACCAAGTCAGA GCGTTGTGCACCGACGGCTCCCTCTTCAGCCATCTTGAGACAATCTGGAGATTTGAGCCAGGACCTGAAGACACACCAGACTCGTGCAAAGTACATTTCTAT GTGTCCTTTGAATTCAAATCGCTGCTTCATTCCCAAATGGCCGGCCTCTTCTTCGATGAGGTGATCAAACAAACGGTCGGTGCTTTTGAGTCACGGGCTGCAGTGCTCTTCGGGCGCAAGCAGGAGGCAACCTTTAAGCGGAGGTCAAAATGa
- the mylk5 gene encoding myosin light chain kinase, smooth muscle: protein MSMDAGGQRRYVSTFRMHIKSGSAPRSSESVTTDAGAPPSHQRGDPPVFVRPLRDCCVDEGDDITLSGVVSGSRPIKVTWLHNGEAARFGIPSLDEGNVSLVVRECLPEDAGAYTCVAENASGKTSCCAAVFVTDFETICGVQSRASANEASVNDNSRGSTGTSPTSSDPQSPVASPREVIPKKKANSGTGPMLRLENPPQFVEVTAGHPARVTCRFTGSPPVVSCWIRNKEQLVDSPEVWTENSDESSTLVLAEAAAQHTGRYTVVVKDRKSSAQHTLTISVIDRPQPPASCPLVSLVSPGTLVLSWSGPCYDGGSAVLGYVVEVRPEGPPEEHHWSELTAQCASTSYRVCGGLQPRQEYCFRVRAYNAVGVSEPGPASPGVTMEFKAAHGEEEEETPEVFVSIDTAHKVTDHYEVQEKLGMGKFGLVFKLKHRLSGRVCAGKFYKGRRTKEREAARKEIELMNKLHHPKLVRCLAAYDHKPEMVMVMEFIAGGELFERIVDDSFEHTETASVRYMQQILQGVSFMHRQLIIHLDLKPENIVCVDTSGTAVKIIDFGLATQIDGKTDLRVMQGTPEFVAPEVINYEPVCLATDMWSIGVICYILLSGESPFQGSSDADTLALVTAAQWEFDEESFGDITEQAKHFISSLLEKDPKRRMSCEDALAHTWMAAFDSPAPAFTKSLPKEKMKRFLARQKWKKAGKAMLALKRMALLSKGDTSPAEECPMRPETEVALLSLEQKMQGPPRFTKTLQDQTVSTGGSVHLDCHLIGYPDPDVLWLCGKEPMEESSNVRIEYEEDGRCTLILAEVGRPDSNVYTCKATNDHGETSCSATLVVRD, encoded by the exons ATGAGCATGGACGCAGGAGGACAGCGGCGTTATGTGTCTACCTTCAGGATGCACATCAAGTCTGGGAGTGCACCGAGAAGCTCAGAGAGCGTGACGACAGATGCGG GCGCTCCTCCCTCTCACCAGCGCGGCGACCCACCGGTCTTCGTGCGCCCTTTGCGTGACTGCTGCGTGGATGAAGGCGACGATATCACCCTAAGCGGCGTCGTCTCTGGGAGTCGACCCATCAAAGTCACGTGGTTGCACAACG GTGAGGCAGCCCGTTTTGGAATTCCCAGTCTGGATGAAGGCAACGTCAGCTTGGTCGTGCGCGAGTGTCTGCCGGAGGATGCCGGCGCGTATACCTGCGTGGCGGAAAACGCGTCGGGGAAGACTTCCTGTTGCGCTGCTGTCTTTGTCACAG ACTTTGAAACTATTTGTGGCGTGCAGAGTCGAGCTtctgcaaatgaggcaagtgTGAATGACAACTCCAGAGGCTCCACTGGTACTTCCCCTACGAGTTCAGACCCGCAGAGTCCAGTCGCTTCTccaagag AGGTCATTCCGAAGAAGAAAGCCAACTCAGGGACAG GTCCGATGTTGCGCTTGGAGAACCCGCCGCAATTCGTGGAGGTGACAGCGGGACATCCGGCGAGGGTCACGTGTCGATTCACCGGCAGCCCCCCTGTGGTGTCCTGCTGGATCCGAAATAAAGAACAG CTAGTGGACAGTCCGGAGGTTTGGACCGAGAACTCAGATGAGAGTAGCACGTTGGTCTTGGCGGAGGCGGCAGCACAGCACACGGGCCGCTACACTGTGGTGGTCAAGGATCGCAAGAGCTCAGCCCAGCACACGCTCACCATTTCTGTCATAG ACAGGCCTCAGCCTCCCGCCTCCTGTCCTCTCGTCTCCCTGGTGTCCCCCGGCACCCTCGTTCTGTCCTGGTCGGGGCCCTGCTACGACGGGGGCAGCGCCGTGCTGGGCTACGTGGTTGAGGTCCGACCCGAGGGTCCGCCCGAGGAACACCACTGGAGCGAACTCACGGCCCAGTGCGCCAGCACGTCGTACAGGGTGTGCGGTGGCCTGCAGCCCAGGCAGGAGTACTGCTTCCGGGTTCGGGCCTACAACGCGGTGGGGGTCAGTGAGCCCGGTCCAGCATCGCCCGGGGTCACCATGG AATTCAAAGCAGCACacggagaagaggaagaagagaccCCCGAGGTCTTCGTCTCTATCGACACGGCGCACAAAGTCACAGACCACTACGAAGTGCAGGAGAAGCTCGGGAT GGGAAAGTTTGGCCTGGTGTTCAAGCTGAAGCACCGGCTTAGCGGCCGAGTGTGTGCCGGAAAGTTCTACAAAGGCCGACGCACGAAGGAGAGGGAGGCGGCCCGGAAGGAGATTGAGTTGATGAACAAGCTCCACCATCCTAAACTGGTCCGCTGCCTGGCGGCCTACGACCATAAACCCGAAATGGTCATGGTTATGGAGTT CATAGCAGGCGGGGAACTCTTTGAGCGCATTGTGGACGACAGCTTCGAGCACACGGAAACGGCAAGCGTGCGCTACATGCAGCAAATCCTGCAGGGCGTCTCTTTTATGCATCGGCAGCTCATCATCCACTTGGACCTCAAACCCGAGAACATCGTGTGCGTCGACACCAGCGGCACCGCTGTCAAGATTATCGATTTTGGACTCGCAACCCAAATCG ACGGCAAAACCGATCTGAGGGTGATGCAGGGGACGCCGGAATTTGTGGCCCCGGAGGTGATCAACTATGAGCCCGTGTGTTTGGCCACGGACATGTGGAGCATCGGCGTCATCTGCTACATTCT actAAGCGGTGAGTCACCTTTCCAGGGAAGCAGCGACGCCGACACGTTAGCCTTGGTGACGGCGGCCCAGTGGGAGTTTGATGAGGAGAGCTTCGGGGACATCACGGAGCAGGCCAAACATTTCATCAGCTCTTTACTGGAGAAAGACCCCAA GCGACGCATGTCCTGCGAAGACGCCCTGGCTCACACGTGGATGGCGGCGTTTGATTCGCCAGCTCCCGCCTTCACCAAGAGTCTTCCCAAGGAGAAGATGAAGCGCTTTCTTGCCAGGCAGAAATGGAAG AAAGCAGGCAAGGCCATGCTGGCGTTGAAGAGAATGGCCTTGCTGAGTAAAGGCGACACCAGTCCTGCAGAAG AGTGCCCCATGAGACCAGAGACGGAAGTCGCCCTGCTCTCGTTGGAGCAAAAGATGCAGGGACCCCCACGCTTTACCAAGACCCTGCAGGACCAGACGGTGTCCACGGGGGGCAGTGTTCACCTCGACTGTCACCTCATAG GCTATCCTGACCCGGATGTGTTGTGGCTGTGCGGCAAGGAACCCATGGAGGAGTCGTCAAACGTCCGGATTGAGTACGAGGAAGATGGCCGCTGTACGCTGATTCTCGCCGAAGTGGGCCGACCCGACTCTAACGTTTACACCTGTAAAGCCACCAATGACCACGGAGAGACCTCCTGCTCTGCAACGCTCGTTGTTCGAGATTAA